The stretch of DNA CTGCCTGAATGAAGCTGCACTGCTGGGGACATCCTCCATGACCCATTCAAAGCCTTTGGGATAGTAGATCCCTGTTCTTGGGTGTGGCACCCACAATGCTGTCTCTGCTGACCTTGCTTCTGAAGGCTGCACCCGGCTCATAAGGTTAGAGCTTTGTTTGTTCTTGATTTCCCTGCATATTTTATACATCTATTTCAAAGAACTGATATGGTCTTGCTTGTGAGAATTCAAGTATTTTActgtataaattataatatgtgCTTCAGTATCAGAGCTCAGTCATGCTTAAGAGCATTATGATGGAATCAACCAAAATGAAAGTTTGATCGCTATCTCGCCATTGCAGGTTCAGAGTAGATGACTAGTTACCGGAGCAGACCAGCCGATTTTGCAATTGCACTTCGGCCCATTGAAGCAGGGTGGGAAACACAAAAAAGGTGCTACTGGCAGACCTTTCCTCCTTGGTAGTGACCAGCTGATGGCAGTTCCTTCTTGCTTGGTACCTTACCTCCCCAGCCCTGGTATTTATATGTCAGTTTTAGCTTTGTTGGTGCAGTCTTACACCATAATCAGGGCAGTTACCAATATGCTGCATACTCAGTAGATTATGAATGAGTGAACAGGATAACCTGCCAATAAACTGTGTTTAGTACTTATCTGGAGgattacaaattattttgtttgcgATCACTGCCTTCTAGTTGAGCAACTAAAATGAGGTTTTGAGCCTGATTGGACTCCTTTGGACAAAAATATCATGGAACTGATGCTCCCAGAATCTGAAGTC from Oryza brachyantha chromosome 12, ObraRS2, whole genome shotgun sequence encodes:
- the LOC102704756 gene encoding uncharacterized protein LOC102704756; its protein translation is MGRSAIAKSAGLLREIKNKQSSNLMSRVQPSEARSAETALWVPHPRTGIYYPKGFEWVMEDVPSSAASFRQLYWLRSGDTETASSPTSNDATAFDHPFV